From Agrobacterium tumefaciens, a single genomic window includes:
- a CDS encoding Gfo/Idh/MocA family oxidoreductase, with product MARELGVGIIGCGNISTTYFSLAPLFKGLKVLACADLNRNAAELKAEEYGVKAQSIEELLSNSEIDVVVNLTIPAAHFSVSKAALEAGKHVYSEKPLVLSMEEGEELRRIAREKKLSVGCAPDTFLGGAHQLARKYVDEGKVGRITSGTCHVMSPGMEMWHPNPGFFFLKGGGPILDLGPYYIANLINLIGPVKRVGALTTMANPTRTVTSQPLNGQVIPVETPTNIHALLEFVNGATITLSASWDVWSHRHANMELYGTEGSIYVPDPNFFGGIVEASGRDKDIQPLENWAHPFGVSNQESPNGPRANYRTAGLADMAQALIEGRDARCSLDRSLHGIDVMTSILRSGEEGRFIEMSTTCTQPAALGIEEAQALLR from the coding sequence ATGGCCAGAGAACTTGGCGTCGGCATCATCGGATGCGGCAATATCTCTACCACCTATTTTTCACTGGCACCGCTCTTCAAGGGCCTGAAGGTGCTGGCTTGCGCTGACCTCAACCGGAATGCCGCCGAATTGAAAGCGGAAGAATATGGTGTGAAGGCACAGTCCATAGAGGAACTGCTTTCCAACAGCGAGATCGACGTGGTGGTGAACCTCACCATTCCCGCTGCGCATTTCTCCGTTTCAAAAGCCGCGCTGGAAGCAGGCAAGCACGTCTATTCGGAAAAACCACTGGTTCTTTCGATGGAAGAAGGAGAAGAGCTTCGCCGTATCGCGAGAGAGAAGAAGCTCTCCGTCGGTTGCGCACCGGATACTTTCCTTGGCGGCGCGCACCAGCTCGCCCGCAAGTACGTCGATGAGGGCAAGGTTGGGCGCATTACCTCCGGCACCTGCCACGTCATGAGCCCCGGTATGGAAATGTGGCATCCCAATCCGGGTTTCTTTTTTCTGAAGGGTGGTGGGCCGATCCTCGATCTCGGTCCTTACTACATCGCCAACCTCATCAATTTGATTGGTCCGGTAAAACGTGTTGGCGCCTTGACGACGATGGCCAATCCAACTCGTACCGTCACCAGCCAACCGCTGAACGGTCAGGTCATCCCGGTTGAGACGCCGACCAATATCCATGCCCTGCTGGAATTCGTGAATGGCGCAACCATCACGCTTTCGGCGAGTTGGGATGTCTGGTCACACCGTCACGCGAATATGGAGCTTTACGGTACCGAGGGCTCGATTTATGTGCCCGACCCGAATTTCTTTGGCGGTATTGTTGAGGCCAGCGGTCGCGACAAGGATATACAGCCGCTTGAGAACTGGGCGCACCCCTTTGGCGTCTCCAATCAGGAAAGTCCGAACGGCCCGCGTGCCAACTACCGCACTGCTGGTCTCGCCGATATGGCGCAGGCGCTGATCGAGGGACGCGATGCCCGTTGCTCGCTCGACCGTTCATTGCATGGGATCGATGTCATGACGTCAATCCTCAGGTCTGGCGAGGAGGGACGTTTCATCGAAATGTCAACGACATGCACGCAGCCTGCCGCACTTGGTATCGAGGAGGCCCAGGCACTGCTGCGCTAA
- the queC gene encoding 7-cyano-7-deazaguanine synthase QueC yields MKTIVICSGGLDSVSLAHKIAAEHELIALVSFDYGQRHKKELDFAAACAGRLRVPHHIIDIRTIGAHLTGSALTDDVDVPDGHYAEETMRSTVVPNRNAIMLTIAFGLAAAQHADAVAIAVHGGDHFIYPDCRPGFIDSFNAMQAHALEGYASVELFAPYVTVSKAAIVTDGTKYGTPFGETWSCYKGGLRHCGRCGTCVERREAFHLAGVTDPTDYEDPDFWVSATHAYAAQEVR; encoded by the coding sequence ATGAAGACTATCGTCATCTGCTCAGGCGGATTGGACTCTGTTTCGCTTGCGCATAAGATTGCCGCGGAACACGAACTCATTGCTCTCGTGTCCTTCGACTATGGTCAAAGGCACAAAAAGGAACTGGACTTCGCGGCCGCCTGTGCGGGGCGTCTTCGCGTTCCGCATCACATCATCGACATTCGCACCATCGGGGCGCATCTGACTGGTTCGGCACTGACCGATGACGTGGACGTGCCGGACGGTCACTATGCCGAAGAAACCATGCGTTCAACCGTCGTGCCGAACCGCAATGCGATCATGCTGACCATTGCCTTCGGGCTAGCTGCAGCTCAGCATGCCGATGCTGTGGCCATTGCCGTTCACGGCGGCGACCACTTTATCTATCCCGATTGTCGTCCCGGCTTCATTGACAGCTTCAATGCCATGCAGGCGCATGCGCTGGAAGGTTATGCCAGCGTCGAGCTTTTCGCACCATACGTGACGGTCTCGAAGGCTGCGATCGTGACGGATGGAACGAAATACGGCACGCCGTTCGGCGAGACCTGGTCCTGTTACAAGGGAGGGCTTCGACACTGCGGTCGGTGTGGCACCTGTGTCGAGCGGCGTGAGGCATTTCATCTGGCCGGCGTAACTGATCCGACCGATTACGAAGACCCTGATTTTTGGGTGTCGGCAACGCATGCTTATGCGGCTCAGGAGGTGCGATAG